DNA sequence from the Streptomyces sp. CA-210063 genome:
ACCGCGCTGTCCCGGAGCGGCTCGCCCGCGGCGCGGGACGTGCTGGTCGGACTCGCCGTGCCCAGCGACGAGATCCGCTGGTGGCGGGACGTGCCGACCGGCCCCGTGGGCACCGCCTCCTGGGTCGTCGAGGACCAACTGCGCTCGGCCGCCCGCCAGATGCTCCTCGCGGCGGCACTGGCCACCCGCGCGCGTGCCGGTTACTACGGCGCCCGGCACCGCCGTCCCGCCGCGGCCTCCCTCGACGGCGTCCTCGTCGGCGCGGCCCCCGGCGGCCGCAGCCTCACCGCCTTCGTGCCCGTGGCCACCGGCCGCCGCCTCGCCCTGCGCCTCCACCAGGCCCTGTACGCCGCCCGGGAGGCCATCGACTACCAGCGCGCCACCGGCGGCATGGACGCCTTCGACGGCGCCGTCGAGGCCGGGGTGAGCCATGAGCTGACCGAGGCCCTCGTCGCCCTCGTCCGGGGCACCGAGGGCGCCCGGATCGCCGTCGAGTGGGCGCCCGCCGCCGGTGTCCCCGAGGGCGGTGCGACACCGGCCGAGCCCGTCGAGTTCTCACCGGGCGACCTGCCCGTGCTGCGCGAGGCCGGGGCCCGCTATCTGCGCGAGGAGCCCTCGATGCCGGTGCGGATCACCGGGGCCGTGGTGCGGATGCGCCGGTCGGCCGCGCGTGGCGAGGGCACGGTACGGCTGCGGGTCATCGCCGGGGCCGAGGTCCCGCACGTCCGCATGACCCTGGACGAGGAGTCGTACCGGATAGCGGGACACGCGCATCTCGTCGGACTGCCGGTCCGCGTCCACGGGCGGCTGGAGAGCCGGGGCGGGTTCCGGCGGCTCACGAACGCCGCCGGGGTCGCCCCCGTGCAGGTCGACGAGGCCGAGCGGGACCGGCTGATGAAGTCGCTCCACGAGACCGCAGAGATCACAGCCTTCTTCGGGGAGGCCTGCGGAGGGGACTGAGGTATCTGTTTCGCGAGCAGGACCCCGGGCTCGGTACGATCCTTCCCAATGGCCCAGGCCCGCATCAGATGACCGGGCCGCCCTTCAGGTAGGAGAAACCGGTGTCCGACGTCCGTGTGATCATCCAACGCGATTCCGAGCGGGACGAGCGCGTGGTGACGACGGGCACTACGGCCGCCGACCTCTTCGCCGGCGAGCGCACCGTCGTCGCCGCCCGCGTGGCCGGCGAGCTGAAGGACCTCGCGTACGAGGTGAAGGACGGCGAGACCGTCGAGGGCGTGGAGATCTCCTCCGAGGACGGTCTCAACATCCTGCGCCACTCCACCGCGCACGTCATGGCCCAGGCCGTGCAGGAGCTGTTCCCGGAGGCGAAGCTGGGCATCGGCCCGCCGGTCAAGGACGGCTTCTACTACGACTTCGACGTGGAGAAGCCGTTCACGCCGGAGGATCTCAAGGCCGTCGAGAAGAAGATGCAGGAGATCCAGAAGCGCGGCCAGCGCTTCTCGCGCCGCGTCGTCACCGACGAGGCCGCCCGCGAGGAGCTGGCGGGCGAGCCGTACAAGCTGGAGCTGATCGGCCTCAAGGGCTCGGCATCCTCCGACGACGGCGCGGACGTCGAGGTCGGCGCCGGCGAGCTGACGATCTACGACAACCTGGACGCCAAGACCGGTGACCTGTGCTGGAAGGACCTCTGCCGCGGTCCCCACCTGCCCACCACCCGCAACATCCCGGCGTTCAAGCTGATGCGCAACGCCGCCGCGTACTGGCGCGGCAGCGAGAAGAACCCGATGCTCCAGCGCATCTACGGCACCGCCTGGCCCTCGAAGGAGGAGCTGAAGGCGCACCTCGACTTCCTCGCCGAGGCCGAGAAGCGCGACCACCGCAAGCTGGGCAACGAACTCGACCTGTTCTCCATCCCGGACGAGATCGGCTCCGGCCTCGCCGTCTTCCACCCCAAGGGCGGCGTCATCCGCCGGGTCATGGAGGACTACTCGCGCCGTCGGCACGAGGAGGAGGGCTACGAGTTCGTCTACACCCCGCACGCCACGAAGGGGAAGCTCTTCGAGGTCTCGGGCCACCTGGACTGGTACGCCGACGGCATGTACCCGCCCATGCAGCTCGACGAGGGCGTCGACTACTACCTCAAGCCCATGAACTGCCCGATGCACAACCTGATCTTCGACGCGCGCGGCCGCTCCTACCGTGAACTGCCGCTGCGGCTCTTCGAGTTCGGCACCGTGTACCGGTACGAGAAGTCCGGTGTCGTGCACGGTCTGACCCGTGCCCGCGGCTTCACCCAGGACGACGCGCACATCTACTGCACCCGCGAGCAGATGGCCGACGAGCTCGACAAGACGCTCACCTTCGTCCTGAACCTGCTGCGCGACTACGGCCTCACGGACTTCTACCTGGAGCTGTCCACCAAGGACCCGGAGAAGTTCGTCGGCTCCGACGAGGCATGGGAGGAGGCCACCGAGACGCTCCGCCAGGTCGCCGAGAAGCAGGGCCTCCCGCTGGTCCCGGACCCGGGTGGCGCCGCCTTCTACGGTCCGAAGATCTCCGTCCAGGCCAAGGACGCCATCGGCCGCACCTGGCAGATGTCGACGGTCCAGCTCGACTTCAACCTGCCCGAGCGCTTCAACCTGGAGTACACCGGTCCGGACGGCTCCAAGCAGCGCCCGGTCATGATCCACCGCGCTCTCTTCGGCTCGATCGAGCGCTTCTTCGCGGTGCTCCTGGAGCACTACGCGGGCGCGTTCCCGGCCTGGCTGGCGCCCGTCCAGGCGGTCGGCATCCCGATCGGCGACGCGCATGTGCCGTACCTGGCGGAGTTCGCCAAGAAGGCCAAGGCCGCGGGGCTGCGCGTCGACGTCGACGCCTCCTCCGACCGTATGCAGAAGAAGATCCGCAACGCGCAGAAGGCCAAGGTGCCCTTCATGGTCATCGCGGGCGACGAGGACATGGCGGCCGGCGCCGTCTCCTTCCGCTACCGCGACGGCTCCCAGGAGAACGGCATCCCCGTCGAGGAGGCCATCGCGAAGATCGCGAAGGTCGTGGAGGACCGCGTCCAGATCTGAGGCGTACGGCGTACGTGAGCGCGGTGCGCAGGTGGTCGAGGCCCCCGGGGATCAGCTCCCCCGGGGGCCTCGACACGCCGCGAACGGGCGAAGTCATATGCTGCACTGCATGACGAGTGAGCCGGAGCAGCAGATCGGAGTGGGTACGCAGGACGCGTTCCAGCGCCTGTGGACGCCCCACCGGATGGCGTACATCCAGGGCGAGAACAAGCCGACCGGCCCGGGGGCCGACGACGGCTGTCCGTTCTGCTCGATTCCGGCCAAATCGGACGAGGATGGCCTGGTCATCAGGCGCGGGGAGCATGTGTACGCGGTGCTCAACCTCTACCCGTACAACGGTGGCCACCTCATGGTCGTGCCCTACCGGCACGTCGCCGACTACACGGACCTCACCGGGCCGGAGACCGCCGAGCTGGCCGAGCTGACCAAGCAGTCCATGACCGCCCTCCGCACCGCCTCAGGAGCCCACGGCTTCAACATCGGCATGAACCAGGGCACGGTCGCGGGCGCGGGCATCGCGGCCCACCTCCACCAGCACATCGTCCCCCGCTGGGGCGGCGACACCAACTTCATGCCGGTGGTCGGTCACACGCGGATTTTGCCCCAACTCCTCGCGGACACCAGGAAGATGCTCGCGGAGGCCTGGCCGGCGGGCTGAACGGGGCACCGGGGCGCGTTGTCGTCTGCGGGTGGGTGGGGGCTGGTCGCGCAGTTCCCCGCGCCCCAAAAAGACCAGGCCCTGCGGGCCTGAAAGACGACGGGGCCGCGGGCCTGAAAGACGACGGTCAGCGGGCCGAAAAGCAAGGGGCGCAGCCCCTGCTTTTCAGGGGCGCGGGGAACTGCG
Encoded proteins:
- the thrS gene encoding threonine--tRNA ligase — translated: MSDVRVIIQRDSERDERVVTTGTTAADLFAGERTVVAARVAGELKDLAYEVKDGETVEGVEISSEDGLNILRHSTAHVMAQAVQELFPEAKLGIGPPVKDGFYYDFDVEKPFTPEDLKAVEKKMQEIQKRGQRFSRRVVTDEAAREELAGEPYKLELIGLKGSASSDDGADVEVGAGELTIYDNLDAKTGDLCWKDLCRGPHLPTTRNIPAFKLMRNAAAYWRGSEKNPMLQRIYGTAWPSKEELKAHLDFLAEAEKRDHRKLGNELDLFSIPDEIGSGLAVFHPKGGVIRRVMEDYSRRRHEEEGYEFVYTPHATKGKLFEVSGHLDWYADGMYPPMQLDEGVDYYLKPMNCPMHNLIFDARGRSYRELPLRLFEFGTVYRYEKSGVVHGLTRARGFTQDDAHIYCTREQMADELDKTLTFVLNLLRDYGLTDFYLELSTKDPEKFVGSDEAWEEATETLRQVAEKQGLPLVPDPGGAAFYGPKISVQAKDAIGRTWQMSTVQLDFNLPERFNLEYTGPDGSKQRPVMIHRALFGSIERFFAVLLEHYAGAFPAWLAPVQAVGIPIGDAHVPYLAEFAKKAKAAGLRVDVDASSDRMQKKIRNAQKAKVPFMVIAGDEDMAAGAVSFRYRDGSQENGIPVEEAIAKIAKVVEDRVQI
- a CDS encoding HIT family protein, whose translation is MLHCMTSEPEQQIGVGTQDAFQRLWTPHRMAYIQGENKPTGPGADDGCPFCSIPAKSDEDGLVIRRGEHVYAVLNLYPYNGGHLMVVPYRHVADYTDLTGPETAELAELTKQSMTALRTASGAHGFNIGMNQGTVAGAGIAAHLHQHIVPRWGGDTNFMPVVGHTRILPQLLADTRKMLAEAWPAG